In Oryzias melastigma strain HK-1 linkage group LG10, ASM292280v2, whole genome shotgun sequence, the genomic window ATAGCAGGTTAATattaaaccaaagaaaaatgttaaatataaaaaacaacataaaaaaaaacaaaatagtggaaaaaaaatattaaatcaagaTGAATGCTAGATAGACTAGAATCcagggtgttttcagactggacataTTTGGTTCACTTatagtgaaccagagtttgtttaaCCCGATTATTTGGAACAAagttttagtctgaatacacccaagtggacctTTGTCCGGAACCGCTTCTGACCCGTCTTTGGAAATGGTTTCAGTTTGATTTAACCAGACTGAACTCcagtttgctctgagattcTTCAGTCAGAATAGGATTCATGCTCTGAGCGGAACAACTGGATCAAGTGACTACAAAACTTTGGGGCAGAACTTGGGGATTCCTTACCTCACAGCCAAGctgtaatttaacaaaaaatacagagaTATTGAGGATACAAATAATTCGAATCATGTTCAAAAATTACGTTTATGGCACAGATCAGGTAAGTTTTACAAAAAGTTACagaaatattaaagtaaaagacacattttttcgCCTCTCAGACTGGATATTTCTGATTTCAGATATGAAAGAAACGTGTTTGTAAAGATCACACTGCCCTCCTCTGGTCAAAAATAACAATACTTCATATAGTactggttttattttagtagaaacactaaaaatgtcacaagttAAAGGCAGACCTTTACAGATCTACTCAGAGGTAAATGTTTGCTCAAATGTACACGTTCATTTTCATAAAGTGATTTCGGTAAACTTTTCTCTTCCCACTGAGAATCTAATGAAAAAAGACTCAAACTTTGGTTTGATCTGAACTGCAGTTTATTTCAGGTGATGCTAGAATGAAAGTTCAGGtttaaaaacatggaaactCGATGCAGAAAATCTTGTTTGACAAAAGCGTGATCAGTGTGAGGGTTCAACTCCATGGGAGGGATGGTTCAAGGCTGCAGGCGTCTCTGACATCTACCTGCAGAGACAGGTGATCTCACTGGTGACACACGTCTCACTAGTTTCAGTTTCTGGGGTCAAATTCTACTTTAAACAAATAGAAATATTCAGCGTCGCCCCGGTCTGGTCTCTGACCGATTTACACTTCATTTCTGTGAatgtgaggaaaataaaaagtttatgtttGGAAACACATCTGGACTAATATAAGACAAAAGTCAGCGTCCAACACATCTAAAGTGAGAACCGAACACCTGAAACCTGCGTGAGAGTCACTCGTTACCCATAATTCAGAAGACTGTTAGACAAAACTttgcaaaacaaacatttgcagAAATGTTCACAGAATTTatcaaaactccaaaaaagatACTCAAAGTTAGCAGAAAATTGAGACAACATTCATGCAGAATGAGTCGAGTGTGATTCCACCTTAAATGATGaattatttgcatatttttgagCCTCTGAACTCGGTGAGATCCGAACTTCCTGTCCTGATTTCTGGTtctttgaacacaaaaaacatcccaggatgatttaaaaaatctctCAGTCGTGTTGGATTTTACAGTCAAACTTTTTGgcttttgttatgtttttattcagaacGGCTCCAGCATTCTCTGGTGTTGGTTGCCATAGTTACAGGAATCCCTGACGGAGTCGTGACGCTGCAGAGCAGATCAAAGGAGATTCACCATGAAGTTCAAGACTGTTAGCAAACTGCAGCTTCTTCCTGTTCTGCATAGCCAAACATGTttatgctacatgctagcagcgTCCAATAGCATAGTTGGGATTGTTAGCGGTTAGCTAAGGCTTGATGAAGTCTGAAGAGGACTCAGAGCAGCGACAGAGGTTTGTCTCTGGGTCAGAACCCGGACAGACGGGATATGATCTGCGTTAGCATGGAGTCATTACCAGACAGTGTGAAGAATTAGCTTGTAGCAGCTGCTAGCTCGCATTGAATCACATTGAAGCTAACCCAACATTTGCTAGCGACTAACTTTTagctgctagctaaaaatgttagctgtTAGCGAGGCTGGTTATAGCTCGCTGTAGGAGATGCGGACAAATCAGGTTGGAACCaatgactgtatgtgagaactggactaagtggaGTGTGACGTCCAACCAAAGTCAATTCAGCCGTTTTGTCGTGATACGggtgccgccatgttggaaccatgTTGGAACCACCATTGGACGTACTGACAGCtgcttatttttctatagaagtcgATGGGATtctggagccacttcctgtttggaactcagTGCaattctctatatacagtcaacggcAGGAAGGAGACTTTCATCGTAGTGATGTTAGAATGCAGAAACACAGATTTTCATGTTAGAAAACAGTCTCAAAGGTGAACTCTTGGTACAAAGGAACCTGCAGCTCGTAAAAATCATCGGAAAGGCTCAAACGTGGTTTAggtcctacaaaataaaagctggaggTTGTGATGTCCGCGGCACGTGTGCATACAGGTCAACGGGCTCAGTGCTGATTGAGTGCAGGAAGACATCATTTCTGCTGGGGAGGGACGGGCGGGACAGCAGAGAGGTAGAGAGAAAACACAAGCACCTCGTTCCtcccttcatcctcctcctcatcaagGCCCCAAAGTGTTCCTGAGGATCCACCTGTCCTCCGAGCGCCAGTCCCGCCTCTGATAGTCCTACGCCGGACCCTGGAGCGGACCTGCGTCCCGCCGCTCGGACGCAGGAGGGGGTTCCACATGAAGAGGGGGGTCGTCTGTTTTCTGCTCCCATGGCTGCACTTTACGAGCAAAGGCCCACTGAAGGCATCTCGATTCTagaaaaagctttgatttaTCGATCATTCTGATACCACACGTCGTCTGCTGACTGATGAGCTCGCCGTTTCAGCTCGCCACCTGTCCATCAGAGCGTCCCGTTCCAGAGAAAAGCCTCCACTGACATGTCGTCCCAATGCGTTTGCATCATCATCTTTCGTTTAAAGTTTGGTTTTTACGTTGGATAGAAACTTGAGATGTTTCAGGAGTTAAAGAGTAAAATCATACGATCCAGTTTGGttcagacagaaccagaacctcagcAGCTGCTGGGAGAACCCTGTCTGGTTCCGTCAGTTAGAGGAGGCTTCGTGATAACGTTCAAGAGGAAGAGACGCTAACGCTAATGCTAAAcacagtttgtgtgtttgaaacTCCAACATCCCAGTTTCTGGAGTTTCTCTCCAGTGAAAAAACATAAGActtctatttttctgtttaacgTGAAGCTCAAAGGAGAAGTTCATGCAGATGCTGCGGTGCATAGAGAGTCAAACGTTTAGCCAATCTACGTTCGCATCCGACCGGTCGTCCTTTCAACAGTTAGATCTCATTAAAGGACGAATCAAACCCAAGAATTCTGTTCTATGAATGTTCTGGTGTCATGAAAGGCTTTCACTGAACCAGCAGAAGAACCGCAGAACCTGTGTGGAGGAGATGCAACAGAAGACTGCTGGTTCAAAGATAAATCAGTCCTGGCAGAGATTTTCCAAAAGTTCTCATTTCTTTCTAAAACTCTGAGACAAAAGCGAGAATCTTGGATTTGAGGTCCGAGCGTCAAATCCCGGCAGCAGTTCAAATTAGTCGACTCAGGAACCTGAATGTCGAGAAGATGATTGGAGCCCAAATCTCTACAGGATCCACAAACGTCCACGTCTGAAACCACAGATTCTGGGTTTTGTCTCAGACAGGGAAACCTGACGGGTGCGTTAGCTCCCCCTGGTGGACGTACATTTGGGCGTTTTGGTTGTTTCTCAAAGCCGGACGGTTGTTCGAgggttaaaacaaaagttttccaTGGTCAAAGTGATGACAGTTTCTATGACGACGgagaataaagtgaaaaaagtttcagaaaaaactGTGGAAACGTTTGGATGAACCGAGCAGCTGCAGAGCTTTTTTAAGGGGTCCTAAACTAAACTGAAGATTTTGTCCTTCAGGAAAGAGCAAATAAAACCATTTGTAATCATCCATCTACTCAAACACAAACggctgtttcatgttttaaattttgatttttgaaacaataattccaaaagaatattttagggttttttttcataaaagttttacaaacttttaataaatagggAACCTTTTAGAGATTAATAACATATATAGTTGTTTTAATattatctttatatttattgattccaaaaaagcctttaatctcctgttttgttttgttttttttacttaattttagttaatttgttagaaaaaaatcttttaaatcctttttcatctttgaatcatttctggTCTGTTTGGAAATTCCAGTTTTTAAGGTGGATTGGTTTaagatgtgtgtgtggggggggttcTGCAGTCGCTGCACATTCAACTATTTCAGTGAGGATTCTGGACCAGATCCTGGACCAGATCCTGAACAAGATCCTGGACCAGATCCAGAACAAGATCCTGGACCAGATCCAGAACAAGATCCTGGACCAGATCCTGGACCTGATCCTGAACAAGATCCTGGACCAGATCCTGAACCAGATCCTGGACCAGCATCTGACCCAATACCTGGACCAGATCCTGGACCTGATCCTGAACAAGATCCAGAACAAGATCCTGGACCAGATCCTGGACCTGATCCTGAACAAGATCCTGGACCAGATCCAGAACAAGATCCTGGACCAGATCCTGGACCTGATCCTGAACAAGATCCTGGACCAGATCCTGAACCAGATCCTGGACCAGCATCTGACCCAATACCTGAACCAGATCCTGGACCTGATCCTGAACAAGATCCTGGACCAGATCCTGAACCAGATCCTGGACCAGCATCTGAACCAGAACCTGAACCAGAACCTGGACCAGGAAAAGGTTTCTAAAGCCGCCTCTGTAGTGGATTTTTAGTGTGGATCTAACAAACGTTTGATTCTCCGCTTGGATCTAACATCACAAAAGGCATCGGATCTCTCAGGAATCAAGCGGGTCGGGACACGCAAACGAGACCCGAGTCAACACTCGGCGTCGCTGCTGCCGTTCAGCGGGTCGGTGTGGGCGGGGCCTTCAGTGTGGTCAACTCCATTGGAATTGATCTGATCCGCTTCCTCGACGCTGCGAACAGAGAACAGAAACAGACGTCACCTGCAGGCGCTGCAGCTCCGCCCCCTTACCTGAGCGGCGCCTCACCTGTTGATGCAGCCGTTGCTGACCGGAGGCTCTGCGGTTTCTTTCTcagacatggagctgcaggaCCTCCTCTGTCGGCCCGAGTCGGAGCTTTTCCTCCGGGCCACCGCTGGTCCCGGTCCTGAGGCCCGCCTCTCCGGACTGACCCGGGTCCCCGCGGCGTCTGGGGGGGCGCCCAGCCCCCCGGGGCTCTCTGAACTCTTTCCCGAGTCGCTGCTGGTGCGTCTTCCGTTCAGGCTGTCGCAGGACGACACGTGGGTCATGTGACCCTCGCGCTCGTCTGCAGGTCAGCAGAAAACGAGTTTTAGGGACGCAGTGATCATGTGGTTCTCTGTCAAAACCAAACGCCCCGTCTGCAGCCGTCCTGTTAGAACTCAGGAAGACGTCACATTCTGCTCTTACAGGCAGGAAATCCTCACAGTGAAACATGAACCAGAACTGGAGACGGTTCCAGCTTACCTCTGTAGTAAATGAATCTAAAATGTTGGAGTCAATTAGCTGATTAAAGCTCAGACGTTTGCAGGAATCCTGAACTccttttgaatttttcttttcatttagtcTCCAGTTGTGTTGTAAATTGTAGAACTTTATCTGGTTTTTATGGACATTTCAGGTTTCATGGATTATATTCATGACTCCAGGTGCGTTACCTCCGGACGCCGCCTCTCCCGCTCTGTTACGCCGGCGTCTCAGGATGACCTCCAGCTCGCTGTCCTTCTTTCCTGGGGGGGACGGCCCTGACTCCTGGGAGCCTCGGCTGGGGCTCCTCTTCACCGTCTCCTGAGGAGAAGATCCCAGAGTGATTCAGGTGCAGCTCCAAACGTTTCCATGTTTCCTGTGACTGCACGCTTTGGAAACTAGACGCTTCTGAAAGGGAATTTGGTCTGaatttataattatttcatttcaacTTTGAGTGAAACAACTTAAGGAACTGTTAAGttattcaaaatgttaatttcgTTCATGTATTGACATTCATGTCATTCACGTTTATTTTGTTCATGTCGTTCACAACATTCCTTTAGTTCATGCCtctcaaaatgttcatttctgtttatgacGATTATTTTTCTCTTGTGTCGTTTCTGAAGAAGGAAAGACGAGGATGCTGCAGTAAATGGTGAGACTGTCATCTTCAGCTGTAAGGAGGTAAAGTGAGCGAACACTCACCAGAATTCCTTTCAGCTCCTCCATGGCGCTCTCCTGTGGTTTCTCCTCACAGACTGGAGGCTGTAGGAAAAGGAAATCTCAACAATGATCTCATCTTTAGAAACGTTCtcttttttcagtaaattattTGGTGGGGGGGGGTTAACCCCCAGGATTGATGATGAGATCAATGTACTCACTTTCACTGCTGTTCTCTGCAGCGGCACAACAGAGATGCATGGAGGGAGAAAGCAGATCAATCAGGCAAAGAGCTTTAGAAAGTTCCAGAACACGAGAAGAAACTGCAGCTTCTACAGAGCAAACCTGAGGAGATCTTTCCTTCATCTGCTGATGGAAAAACCTCCTAAAAACCACAACAATGATCTATCTCACTTTACAGCTAAATCCAGCTCTGtgaagctaagctaacagcAGAAACAATATAAAATGCTAAGCTAACAGAAGACAACATATTAAACGCTGCATGCTAAGCTAACAGCAGAAACAATATTAAATGCTAAGCTAACAGaagaagacattttaaacactGCATGCTACATGCTAAGCTAACAGTAGAAACAATATTAAACACTGCATGCTACATGCTAAGCTAACAGCAGAAACAATATTAAATGCTAAGctaacagaagaaaacattttaaatgctgCTTGCTACATGCTAAGCTAACAGCAGAAACACTATAAGACCCCTTCAGTGTTCTGGGTTATATCCAGTCTTTGTATGGGGTGACAGGAGGAGACCTGGGGGGTTCTGGACTGTTGGACCCGGATGACCCTCACCTTGCTGTCCTGACTCTTGACGGGCCTCAGGACCACGCCGTGTTTGATCCGCTCCATCATCTCGTTCACCGCCTTCACCTTCACCTCGTCCACCCCCTCAGCAGCTGCACAGACACAAAGCTGAAGGAACCTGCCGCCCAGCTGCCAGCAGACGTCAGGTGACCAGTTCCTCACCTGGGGGGGCTTCCACCTTTGCGGCAGCTTTGGATCCTTTGGAGGACTTCCTCATGATGGCGATGAGGGAgctgaggagcagagaggaggttcTGATGAAGCTTCAGCATCAACGAAGGCAGAGCCGACNNNNNNNNNNNNNNNNNNNNNNNNNNNNNNNNNNNNNNNNNGAGcaaaaggaggagaagaaggttCTCCTTCAGAACTCTGATCATTGAGAATATTTACATAGAAATGGGATTTATCAAGAacttatttctttataaattttgggttttgtgtatatttttcataatttttaaataaaattatttgttgaacttcctttttccacattttctaaacatttcGTAAGCATTATAAACATTTTCCGTCGTGGAGGACTCTCCGGCTCACCTCTGTCCTCCAGCTCTCGGCTCTTCTTCTCCGCCTCCTCCAGCTGTCCTTCCACCTCCTTCTTCTCcacctccagcagctccagctgcCTCTGCAGAGCCTCCAGCTGCTTCTTCACACAGCTCTGCTCCAGCTGGGCCTCCAGGTTCTGGACCTGCACACATCCCACAGCATCActgatcttctgcttctctGTGACCTGTGAAGGTCATCCTCCTCCTAGAACCTTCTGCTGGTGCTGCAGTCGCTCCTCCTCCAGGGTTTTGGTGACGGCAGCGACGTCCTCCAGAGCTTTGAGCAGCTGGACGCTGGGCTCGgcgctctgcagcagcagcatgctCTGCCTGCTGGCCTCCTTCTGCTTCACGAGCATCTGCAGGATTGACAGAATCAAACCTGGACGTTCATGCAAAAACCCTCAATGGTGAGGCACGGCGGCGGAGGGATGCTGGCTTGGCCCACCTCGTGTGCATAGGTCTCAGCCTGAACCCTGAGGTTCTGCTCCAGGTCCAGCTGCTCCTTCATGCCCTCGTACTCCTGAGTGGCCATCATTGAGACTGCAGACAGAACGGAGCGTGAAGACCAggagaagctccgcctcctcctcctcctgctcctccttttTACCTCTGTTGAACCTCTTGATGCTCCTGCTCTGCTGCTCCATCGTCTCACGGAGCTGCTTCATCTCCGCCTGGTCTTTCTCTGCCTGCAGACACAGAGGTCAGGAGGTTGGCGGCGTCAGGAGGTCAGCGGCGTCAGGAGGTCAGCGGCGTCCGTCGGCGTGGAGCTGTGCAACCGTCTGCTCCTCACCTGTGAGCTCAGCTCCTCtatcctctgctgctgctcgtGGATCTGACACAGGAagctcctcttctcctccagcAAGCTGCTCACCGTCTCCCTCAGCTCTGAGGAACACACCCGGACCTTCAGGTACCAGACGGAGAGTGTCTGATGCTCTGAGGAGCCCCTCCTACCTTTGACCTGCTGCTGGCATTGTGAGAAGGCGTCCGGACTGTCGTCGGCGACCTCTGCCGAGTCTCCGTCCGTCTCGAGGGCGATGCAGTCGGAGATGCTGGGCAGCAGCTCGTCCAGACAAGGCCGCGAGGACAGACTCAGGTACTTCAGCTTCCGGTTCTCACAGCTGAGCTGCAGGTGACACAGAAACATCCGTCATGGCTCCTGAACGCCTCACGGTGCGTTAGAGGCAGTCAGCGGGAAAAAGGCGGAACCCGGTCCAAACCCAGATGGATCCAAGCTCAAAATGACGGCTAAAGGCTTCTGTACAAATGTAGGACAACAGGAACAAACCTGATTTATCTCAtctcaaaatgaaagaaaactccCAGAATGCATCTGGTGAACCACGACTAGATATCTCCTTATCATCACATCATTCTCTAAAACTCTCCAGTCGGTCTAAGTCTGAAGTTTCTGTTGGACGGATCCTTCCTCTGGACGTTCATCCAGAGGATTCTCAGTCAGGAGGATTGTGGGAAATGGAGTCTTTGATTTGCTGCTTTATCGTTAATATTTGTGACAGAACATTTTAACATCAGTCTCTGATCCTGATCAGATGATCTCTTCAGTTCCTCCCTGCAGAGTCGTTCTGCTCGTCCTCATCTGCTGATGTCATGTGATCACGCTGATCTCACACGGTGGACTACTGAGCGCGTGCGACACACACCGTAGTGGCGAGCGCCTCCGCATTCTCCCGACACGACTTCTCGATCTCCAGCTGAGTCTGCAGGACGCTCACCTCCTCGATCACCATCTGAGACACTGGAAGAGGACACAAACAGAGACGGTCGTGGATCGGTTTGTCTGCTTGTGGATGCATCAGGAAGAGGCGGAGCTGGGAGCTTTTCTACGTCACTaaaatgagctttttcaaactaatctgctcctgattcacaacaatttgaattacaattagaaattacattttgatcttaattttctctaaataTCTATATACTCCACAACAAaccgaagaagaagaaggtttGTGGAAGATTTCAGCTGACAGGTAGGGAGAAGCTCAGTTTGAGTTTAGTTTCAGTTCTTCATCTTCTCCTCTGGAGAACGTTTGTGTTTCTCAAAGAAGTCCTTTCTATCAAAGCTGCATAAACGGTTCCTGTTCCTCGCCGTGACAACAGTTCTCTGTGGACGACTTTCAAGCTTTAAAgggaaaaatcaaaatgatttttgtgCCTTTAGAACGATAGAACAGTTTGAGGAGACGTTCTTGTTCGTCTGGCAGCTCCGTCCTGGGAGGGAGCTGAAGACAGACGTTTGATGAAAGAGGAGCTGAAGCTGTCAGAGGAGTCCTCCGAgatcagctcctcctcctctcctgaaCACACCTCCTGAACCCTCTGCAGGTGTTTGAGCTGCTGCCCAACGACCATTATTCCTGTTTTTCACATTGTCTTAGCTCTCCTACTGTTTCTTCaggctttattttatttgcttgttaGAATCTCGTtgtctttgatttgatttcgtTTCTTTCTCGATAAAGGTCATTGAAGTTTTATTTCCTGTAGATGTTTCAGCAGCAGGTGGACAGACGGACGTCTCGTCAgcatcagagctgcaggtttgtgCTGAGATGAAAGGATTTGGTCTGAACAGCCTTTGAGTCACAGTTTGATGTTTGTGGACTCTGTGGTTTCTGCAGAATAACCGAGTCGGCGCTCTGAGCTGCAGCCCGAACGCCACAGCAGATCATCCTCTGCTCGTCAGCTGCTCGCCTCAGCTACGGTGCTGCtgtttgtgggaggagcttcagagTCTTCAGTTCTCAGCTTTTAGAGAGACGAGACTTTTtgtttgggttaaaaaaagcagaaatgtcacaaaatctgatttaaaaaaagtttcatttagaG contains:
- the shtn3 gene encoding shootin-1 (The sequence of the model RefSeq protein was modified relative to this genomic sequence to represent the inferred CDS: added 163 bases not found in genome assembly), which produces MEGCGETEERTECNRLTEERDEAHRQLKHIKRVSQMVIEEVSVLQTQLEIEKSCRENAEALATTLSCENRKLKYLSLSSRPCLDELLPSISDCIALETDGDSAEVADDSPDAFSQCQQQVKELRETVSSLLEEKRSFLCQIHEQQQRIEELSSQAEKDQAEMKQLRETMEQQSRSIKRFNRVSMMATQEYEGMKEQLDLEQNLRVQAETYAHEMLVKQKEASRQSMLLLQSAEPSVQLLKALEDVAAVTKTLEEERLQHQQKVQNLEAQLEQSCVKKQLEALQRQLELLEVEKKEVEGQLEEAEKKSRELEDRVLELQEIHSKVATDTCPCPPAPEVAPPPAPIPQPPPPPPPPPPPPPPPPPSRCNPLSSLIAIMRKSSKGSKAAAKVEAPPAAEGVDEVKVKAVNEMMERIKHGVVLRPVKSQDSKRTAVKPPVCEEKPQESAMEELKGILETVKRSPSRGSQESGPSPPGKKDSELEVILRRRRNRAGEAASGDEREGHMTHVSSCDSLNGRRTSSDSGKSSESPGGLGAPPDAAGTRVSPERRASGPGPAVARRKSSDSGRQRRSCSSMSEKETAEPPVSNGCINSVEEADQINSNGVDHTEGPAHTDPLNGSSDAEC